The following proteins come from a genomic window of Bactrocera tryoni isolate S06 chromosome 1, CSIRO_BtryS06_freeze2, whole genome shotgun sequence:
- the LOC120766314 gene encoding indole-3-acetaldehyde oxidase-like, with protein MTTTFNINGCKYNVNLINFPPDITLNTFIREYVQLTATKYMCLEGGCGVCVCVIKGKQPVSGETRTWAVNSCLTLLNTCVDWEIITAEGIGNKKIGYHPIQKRLAKMNGTQCGFCSPGFVMNMYGLLESKGGNVKMTEVENSFGGNICRCTGYRPILDAMKSFAVDSTVQIPKECIDIEDFELSDCPKVGSQLRETCQKPLSYLTYPDGTKWYWPRTFSELFEALSKIQKEKFMLVAGNTAHGVYRRSLDIRHFFDIHAVPELKQHSITNEKVTLGANISLTEAMEIFEQSALNPGFEYCQQLREHFDLIANVPVRNSGTLAGNINLKKYYPEFPSDVFITFEALDVQIIVAEDASTWKTISLKEYLALTNDQIIIIAFELRAYPNDKFVFDSYKIMSRAQNTHAYVNAAFLLHMNIPEGKIVHARICFGGIAPDFVHAKAIESALVGQNLFEKDTISNIFQNLIIQLQPNAVLPDASPEYRKSLAAGLLYKSLLKIAPKDKVKDEYKSGGNLLLRPLSSGTQSFETIEKYYPVTEAVQKLEAMIQCSGEATYMNDVLTSSNSVFCAFATATKVGANIENIDASEVLQTPGVIAFYTAKDIPGLNSSCDPIFGYASEEIFCSDIVKYYGQPLGVVVAQTNDIANRIATKVKVTYSNSVPEHNILTTTAEVLEADERKRIHMIKTTKVDEIKLSQEPDINSKGVFEIGGQYHFTMEPQTTIVVPFEEGLHVWTATQWMDHTQSVIAKMLKLQVNNVQLKVRRLGGGFGSKISRGNQVACAASLVAYKLNRPSRFVQSIESMMTSNGKRWGCRSDYEFHIKANGKILGLKNTFYQDAGCTLNENPIDGHSVVCAKNCYELSDLNTKIVAEAVITDAPSSTWCRAPGSVEGIAMIENILEHIAFEANIDPVDARLANLKSGNKLEQLLPRFINTTDYRNRRKEIDGFNENNRWIKRGLGVAIMEYPIFYFGQYSATVSIYHVDGTVVISHGGIEMGQGINTKVAQVAAQTLGVPLTYIKIESSDTINGANSMVTGGAVGSESLCFAIRKACETLNERLKPIKNSLGKEASWLNVVQQAWGKAINMIVSDHYKEGDMQNYSVYGLALTEIEVDILTGNNQIKRVDILEDAGESLSPYIDIGQVEGSFVMLLGYWLTEQLIYDRTTGELLTNRTWNYKPPGAKDIPIDFRIELLQKNPNSAGFMRSKATGEPPCCLAVSVIFAVQHALQSARNDAGLKREWVRLGAPTTPETIALNAGTNVTKFSFA; from the exons ATGACAACCACTTTCAATATCAACGGTTGTAAATACAACG TAAATCTTATAAATTTTCCACCAGACATCACTCTTAATACTTTTATACGGGAATATGTGCAGTTAACGGCTACCAAATACATGTGTTTGGAAGGAGGATGCGGCGTTTGTGTATGTGTCATTAAAGGTAAACAACCCGTTAGCGGAGAAACCCGTACATGGGCTGTTAACTCA TGTTTAACTTTACTAAATACATGCGTGGATTGGGAGATTATAACAGCTGAGGGTAttggcaacaaaaaaattggCTATCATCCAATACAGAAACGACTAGCCAAGATGAATGGCACTCAATGTGGTTTTTGCTCTCCTGGTTTTGTTATGAATATGTACGGTCTTCTTGAATCGAAAGGAGGAAATGTTAAAATGACGGAGGTTGAAAATTCTTTTGGTGGCAACATTTGTCGATGTACTGGATACCGTCCTATATTGGACGCTATGAAATCATTTGCTGTGGATAGTACTGTACAGATTCCCAAAGAATGTATAGATATTGAAGATTTCGAGCTTTCCGACTGTCCTAAAGTCGGTTCGCAGCTTAGGGAAACTTGTCAAAAGCCATTAAGTTACTTGACCTACCCCGACGGtacaaaatggtattggccgcGAACATTTTCTGAACTCTTTGAAGCACTTTCCAAAATACAGAAAGAAAAATTCATGCTTGTCGCAGGAAATACAGCACATGGCGTCTACAGGAGGTCATTAGATATAAGACACTTTTTTGATATTCATGCGGTGCCGGAGTTAAAACAGCACTCTATAACTAATGAAAAGGTAACACTTGGTGCAAATATAAGCTTGACGGAAGCAATGGAAATTTTTGAGCAATCTGCACTGAATCCTGGCTTCGAGTACTGTCAGCAATTGAGGGAACATTTTGATCTTATCGCAAATGTGCCAGTTCGTAAC TCTGGAACATTGGCAGGCAatatcaacttaaaaaaatactatcCGGAATTTCCTTCAGATGTATTCATAACATTCGAAGCTCTTGATGTTCAGATTATTGTTGCAGAAGATGCGTCTACATGGAAGACCATATCACTAAAAGAATATCTAGCTTTGACGAACgaccaaattattattatagcaTTCGAATTAAGAGCTTATCCAAACGACAAATTTGTGTTCGATTCCTACAAA ataATGTCCAGAGCTCAAAACACGCACGCCTATGTAAATGCtgcatttttattacatatgaaTATTCCAGAAGGCAAGATTGTACATGCTCGTATATGCTTTGGCGGTATAGCACCCGATTTTGTACATGCTAAAGCAATAGAATCTGCATTAGTTGGTCAGAACTTATTTGAAAAGGACACTATTtcgaatatatttcaaaatttaattatccaACTGCAACCTAATGCTGTTCTTCCGGACGCTTCACCTGAATACCGAAAAAGTCTTGCCGCTGGTCTACTTTACAAAAGCCTATTAAAAATCGCACCTAAAGACAAAGTGAAGGATGAATATAAAAGTGGTGGCAACTTACTTCTACGACCACTTTCATCCGGAACTCAATCTTTTGAaactatagaaaaatattaccCAGTTACTGAAGCTGTGCAAAAACTTGAAG CCATGATTCAATGTTCCGGAGAAGCAACTTATATGAATGATGTACTAACTTCTTCCAACTCGGTATTTTGTGCTTTTGCTACTGCAACAAAAGTTGGCGCaaacattgaaaatattgatgCTTCTGAAGTTTTACAAACTCCAGGTGTGATAGCCTTTTATACCGCAAAAGATATCCCTGGTTTGAATTCGTCATGTGATCCAATATTCGGATATGCATCTGAAGAGATTTTTTGTAGTGACATTGTTAAATATTACGGCCAACCCTTAGGTGTAGTGGTTGCTCAAACAAATGATATTGCCAACCGCATTGCCACAAAAGTAAAAGTGACATATTCAAATAGTGTACCAGAACATAATATTTTAACCACCACCGCAGAAGTGCTTGAAGCAGATGAAAGGAAGCGAATTCATAtgataaaaactacaaaagtcGATGAAATAAAACTTTCACAGGAACCAGATATTAATTCTAAAGGCGTTTTTGAAATAGGTGGGCAATATCACTTTACAATGGAGCCGCAAACTACTATAGTTGTTCCTTTTGAAGAAGGACTACACGTATGGACAGCAACACAGTGGATGGATCATACTCAAAGTGTAATagcaaaaatgttgaaacttcAGGTAAACAATGTACAGTTGAAAGTTCGCCGCCTCGGTGGTGGATTTGGAAGTAAAATTTCACGTGGAAATCAAGTTGCCTGCGCTGCATCATTAGTAGCATACAAACTAAATCGACCATCTCGCTTCGTGCAGAGCATCGAATCAATGATGACCTCTAACGGAAAACGTTGGGGTTGTCGGAGTGATTATGAATTTCACATAAAAGCCAATGGAAAAATTCTAGGACTTAAAAATACATTCTATCAGGATGCAGGATGCACACTCAATGAAAATCCTATTGACGGACATTCTGTTGTTTGCGCAAAAAATTGCTATGAACTTTCTGACTTGAACACTAAAATTGTGGCCGAAGCTGTCATAACGGATGCACCCAGTTCAACTTGGTGCCGTGCACCAGGTTCCGTAGAAGGAATAGCAATGattgaaaatatattggaaCATATTGCATTTGAAGCAAATATAGATCCTGTAGATGCACGATTAGCTAACTTAAAATCTGGTAACAAATTGGAGCAGCTACTACCGCGATTTATTAATACCACAGATTATCGTAATCGACGAAAGGAAATTGACGGCTTTAACGAAAATAATCGTTGGATTAAACGAGGGTTAGGTGTAGCTATAATGGAatatccaattttttattttggtcaATATTCAGCAACAGTTTCCATTTATCACGTAGATGGTACTGTAGTTATATCTCACGGAGGAATCGAAATGGGTCAAG GCATTAACACGAAAGTTGCTCAAGTGGCAGCACAAACACTCGGTGTACCATTAACTTACATTAAGATTGAATCTAGTGACACTATCAATGGTGCAAATTCTATGGTTACTGGAGGTGCTGTGGGCAGTGAAAGCCTTTGCTTTGCAATTAGAAAAGCTTGCGAAACTCTTAATGAACGTCTTAAACCAATTAAAAACTCGCTTGGAAAGGAAGCTAGCTGGTTGAATGTTGTGCAACAAGCGTGGGGGAAAGCAATCAATATGATAGTTAGTGATCATTATAAAGAAGGAGACATGCAGAATTACAGCGTATATGGTTTGGCTCTAACCGAAATTGAAGTAGATATATTGACGggaaataatcaaataaaacgTGTTGATATATTGGAAGACGCTGGTGAAAGTCTTAGTCCATATATTGATATTGGTCAAGTGGAAGGATCGTTTGTTATGTTGCTCGGATACTGGCTTACGGAGCAGTTAATCTATGACCGGACAACAGGAGAACTTCTAACAAATCGCACGTGGAATTACAAACCTCCGGGTGCAAAAGATATCCCAATAGATTTTCGCATAGAATTACTGCAGAAAAATCCAAATTCAGCAGGATTCATGCGTTCAAAAGCAACAGGTGAACCACCGTGTTGCCTAGCAGTCAGTGTAATCTTTGCTGTTCAGCATGCTTTGCAATCTGCTCGTAATGATGCTGGACTAAAGCGTGAATGGGTTCGTTTAGGTGCTCCAACAACACCTGAGACTATCGCACTGAATGCTGGAACAAATGTGACCAAATTCTCTTTCGCATAA
- the LOC120766315 gene encoding glycogen [starch] synthase isoform X1 has protein sequence MLRRQLSFRMEDQMNRRFSRVESGGDLKDFFDRGDIASRENRWNFEIAWEVANKVGGIYTVIRSKAYVSTEEMGEQLCLMGPYKEHCARTEMEEIEFPRGNPLLEAVNTMRTRGYKIHTGRWLVDGNPQLILFDIGSGAWKLDQFKSELWEKCHVGVPHLDVETNDAIILGFMIAEFLEEFRNRALDYSSNHELQTPRIVAHFHEWQAGVGLIALRTRHVEIATVFTTHATLLGRYLCAGNTDFYNNLDKFAVDEEAGKRQIYHRYCIERAATHLSHVFTTVSEITGYEAEHLLKRKPDIITPNGLNVKKFSAIHEFQNLHAVAKEKINEFVRGHFYGHMDFDLDKTLYFFIAGRYEFGNKGADIFIESLARLNAMLKHEKPDTTVVAFLIFPTKVNNFNVDSLRGHAVIKQLRDTINNVQNSIGKRMFDSCVKGHIPSSDELLTKDDLVKIKRCMFAMQRDSMPPVTTHNIIDDWNDPVLSSIRRCNLFNSVHDRVKMVFHPEFLTSTNPLFGIDYEEFVRGCHLGVFPSYYEPWGYTPAECTVMGIPSITTNLSGFGCFMNEHICDPKSYGIYIVDRRYIGLENSVQQLSGFMMEFARLNRRQRIIQRNRTERLSDLLDWRTLGIYYRQARVKALQAVYPDYVDDGSLYSSRSTLNFSRPFSEPPSPTSSRHTTPAPSVHGSDDEDSVDDEKELKELGIK, from the exons ATGTTGCGAAGACAACTTTCCTTTCGAATGGAGGACCAG ATGAATCGGCGATTTTCTCGAGTAGAGTCCGGTGGTGACTTAAAAGATTTCTTTGATCGCGGGGACATTGCTTCTCGAGAAAATCGATGGAATTTTGAAATAGCATGGGAGGTGGCTAACAAGGTTGGAGGCATCTACACAGTCATTCGTTCTAAAGCATATGTTTCAACAGAAGAGATGGGTGAGCAGCTGTGTCTCATGGGCCCTTATAAAGAGCATTGTGCACGCACAGAAATGGAGGAGATAGAATTTCCACGCGGTAATCCACTTCTAGAGGCGGTGAATACAATGAGAACGCGCggttataaaatacatacaggACGTTGGTTAGTCGATGGTAACCCTCAACTCATACTGTTTGATATCGGCTCAGGTGCATGGAAATTGGATCAATTCAAATCAGAGTTATGGGAAAAATGCCATGTTG GTGTGCCACATTTAGATGTTGAAACAAACGATGCGATTATATTAGGCTTTATGATTGCTGAATTTCTTGAGGAG TTTCGAAATCGTGCTTTAGATTATTCTAGTAACCATGAACTGCAAACCCCTAGAATAGTCGCTCATTTTCACGAATGGCAAGCTGGTGTAGGCTTGATCGCGCTACGGACACGACATGTAGAAATTGCTACAGTTTTCACAACGCATGCTACACTTTTGGGCCGTTATCTGTGTGCTGGTAACACAGATTTCTATAATAATTTGGACAAGTTTGCTGTAGATGAAGAAGCGGGAAAACGACAAATTTACCACCGATATTGTATTGAAAGAGCTGCCACTCATTTATCTCATGTGTTCACAACAGTATCTGAAATTACCGGATATGAAGCAGAACATTTACTCAAGCGAAAACCTGATATCATAACGCCAAATGGTCtcaatgtgaaaaaattttccgCCATACACGAATTCCAAAACTTGCATGCAGTTGCTAAAGAAAAAATCAACGAATTCGTTCGAGGACATTTTTATGG ACATATGGATTTTGATTTAGATAAGacgctttatttttttattgccggACGATATGAATTTGGAAATAAAGGTGCTGATATATTTATAGAATCGTTAGCTCGACTCAATGCAATGTTAAAACATGAGAAGCCTGATACAACTGTTGTCGCGTTCCTTATATTTCCCaccaaagtaaataattttaatgtagACTCCCTACGGGGACACGCAGTTATTAAACAATTGCGCGACACCATTAACAACGTACAAAATTCTATTGGGAAACGTATGTTTGATTCTTGCGTAAAAGGACATATACCAAGCTCAGATGAACTTCTTACAAAAGATGATTTGGTTAAAATTAAGCGATGCATGTTTGCTATGCAGAGAGATTCAATGCCTCCAGTTACTACACATAATATA ATTGATGACTGGAATGACCCTGTTTTGAGTTCTATTCGTCGGTGCAATTTATTCAACTCGGTGCATGATAGAGTGAAAATGGTGTTCCATCCAGAGTTTTTAACGTCTACAAATCCGCTTTTTGGTATTGATTATGAAGAATTTGTACGTGGCTGCCATTTAGGAGTATTTCCGTCGTACTATGAACCTTGGGGATACACTCCAGCGGAGTGCACAGTTATGGGGATACCAAGCATAACTACAAATTTGTCTGGCTTTGGTTGTTTTATGAATGAGCATATTTGCGACCCAAAGTCTTATGGTATATATATTGTTGACCGTCGATACATTGGTTTAGAAAACAGTGTTCAACAACTTTCCGGATTTATGATGGAGTTTGCAAGATTAAATCGACGACAACGCATAATTCAGAGAAATCGTACGGAACGTCTCAGCGATCTTTTAGATTGGAGAACCTTAGGAATT taTTACCGCCAAGCTAGAGTTAAGGCACTACAAGCAGTTTACCCTGATTATGTTGATGATGGATCTCTCTACAGTTCACGGAGTACATTGAACTTTTCTAGGCCCTTCAGTGAACCACCAAGCCCTACATCCTCCA gaCACACAACCCCTGCTCCATCAGTGCATGGCTCTGACGATGAAGATTCCGTAGATGATGAAAAAGAATTAAAGGAATTGGGAATTaagtaa
- the LOC120766315 gene encoding glycogen [starch] synthase isoform X2: MNRRFSRVESGGDLKDFFDRGDIASRENRWNFEIAWEVANKVGGIYTVIRSKAYVSTEEMGEQLCLMGPYKEHCARTEMEEIEFPRGNPLLEAVNTMRTRGYKIHTGRWLVDGNPQLILFDIGSGAWKLDQFKSELWEKCHVGVPHLDVETNDAIILGFMIAEFLEEFRNRALDYSSNHELQTPRIVAHFHEWQAGVGLIALRTRHVEIATVFTTHATLLGRYLCAGNTDFYNNLDKFAVDEEAGKRQIYHRYCIERAATHLSHVFTTVSEITGYEAEHLLKRKPDIITPNGLNVKKFSAIHEFQNLHAVAKEKINEFVRGHFYGHMDFDLDKTLYFFIAGRYEFGNKGADIFIESLARLNAMLKHEKPDTTVVAFLIFPTKVNNFNVDSLRGHAVIKQLRDTINNVQNSIGKRMFDSCVKGHIPSSDELLTKDDLVKIKRCMFAMQRDSMPPVTTHNIIDDWNDPVLSSIRRCNLFNSVHDRVKMVFHPEFLTSTNPLFGIDYEEFVRGCHLGVFPSYYEPWGYTPAECTVMGIPSITTNLSGFGCFMNEHICDPKSYGIYIVDRRYIGLENSVQQLSGFMMEFARLNRRQRIIQRNRTERLSDLLDWRTLGIYYRQARVKALQAVYPDYVDDGSLYSSRSTLNFSRPFSEPPSPTSSRHTTPAPSVHGSDDEDSVDDEKELKELGIK; the protein is encoded by the exons ATGAATCGGCGATTTTCTCGAGTAGAGTCCGGTGGTGACTTAAAAGATTTCTTTGATCGCGGGGACATTGCTTCTCGAGAAAATCGATGGAATTTTGAAATAGCATGGGAGGTGGCTAACAAGGTTGGAGGCATCTACACAGTCATTCGTTCTAAAGCATATGTTTCAACAGAAGAGATGGGTGAGCAGCTGTGTCTCATGGGCCCTTATAAAGAGCATTGTGCACGCACAGAAATGGAGGAGATAGAATTTCCACGCGGTAATCCACTTCTAGAGGCGGTGAATACAATGAGAACGCGCggttataaaatacatacaggACGTTGGTTAGTCGATGGTAACCCTCAACTCATACTGTTTGATATCGGCTCAGGTGCATGGAAATTGGATCAATTCAAATCAGAGTTATGGGAAAAATGCCATGTTG GTGTGCCACATTTAGATGTTGAAACAAACGATGCGATTATATTAGGCTTTATGATTGCTGAATTTCTTGAGGAG TTTCGAAATCGTGCTTTAGATTATTCTAGTAACCATGAACTGCAAACCCCTAGAATAGTCGCTCATTTTCACGAATGGCAAGCTGGTGTAGGCTTGATCGCGCTACGGACACGACATGTAGAAATTGCTACAGTTTTCACAACGCATGCTACACTTTTGGGCCGTTATCTGTGTGCTGGTAACACAGATTTCTATAATAATTTGGACAAGTTTGCTGTAGATGAAGAAGCGGGAAAACGACAAATTTACCACCGATATTGTATTGAAAGAGCTGCCACTCATTTATCTCATGTGTTCACAACAGTATCTGAAATTACCGGATATGAAGCAGAACATTTACTCAAGCGAAAACCTGATATCATAACGCCAAATGGTCtcaatgtgaaaaaattttccgCCATACACGAATTCCAAAACTTGCATGCAGTTGCTAAAGAAAAAATCAACGAATTCGTTCGAGGACATTTTTATGG ACATATGGATTTTGATTTAGATAAGacgctttatttttttattgccggACGATATGAATTTGGAAATAAAGGTGCTGATATATTTATAGAATCGTTAGCTCGACTCAATGCAATGTTAAAACATGAGAAGCCTGATACAACTGTTGTCGCGTTCCTTATATTTCCCaccaaagtaaataattttaatgtagACTCCCTACGGGGACACGCAGTTATTAAACAATTGCGCGACACCATTAACAACGTACAAAATTCTATTGGGAAACGTATGTTTGATTCTTGCGTAAAAGGACATATACCAAGCTCAGATGAACTTCTTACAAAAGATGATTTGGTTAAAATTAAGCGATGCATGTTTGCTATGCAGAGAGATTCAATGCCTCCAGTTACTACACATAATATA ATTGATGACTGGAATGACCCTGTTTTGAGTTCTATTCGTCGGTGCAATTTATTCAACTCGGTGCATGATAGAGTGAAAATGGTGTTCCATCCAGAGTTTTTAACGTCTACAAATCCGCTTTTTGGTATTGATTATGAAGAATTTGTACGTGGCTGCCATTTAGGAGTATTTCCGTCGTACTATGAACCTTGGGGATACACTCCAGCGGAGTGCACAGTTATGGGGATACCAAGCATAACTACAAATTTGTCTGGCTTTGGTTGTTTTATGAATGAGCATATTTGCGACCCAAAGTCTTATGGTATATATATTGTTGACCGTCGATACATTGGTTTAGAAAACAGTGTTCAACAACTTTCCGGATTTATGATGGAGTTTGCAAGATTAAATCGACGACAACGCATAATTCAGAGAAATCGTACGGAACGTCTCAGCGATCTTTTAGATTGGAGAACCTTAGGAATT taTTACCGCCAAGCTAGAGTTAAGGCACTACAAGCAGTTTACCCTGATTATGTTGATGATGGATCTCTCTACAGTTCACGGAGTACATTGAACTTTTCTAGGCCCTTCAGTGAACCACCAAGCCCTACATCCTCCA gaCACACAACCCCTGCTCCATCAGTGCATGGCTCTGACGATGAAGATTCCGTAGATGATGAAAAAGAATTAAAGGAATTGGGAATTaagtaa